The Bos indicus x Bos taurus breed Angus x Brahman F1 hybrid chromosome 15, Bos_hybrid_MaternalHap_v2.0, whole genome shotgun sequence genome includes a window with the following:
- the LOC113905962 gene encoding olfactory receptor 51T1-like codes for MMIFNNTTSSPSTFLLTAFPGLELAHVWISIPVCCLYIIALLGNTMILFVIFVKQRLHKPMYYFLFMLSAADLCLTITTLPTVLGVLWFHAREISFKACLIQMFFVHAFSFLESSVLAIMAFDRFMAICNPLKYATVLKDMMIIVIGLFICIRQLIFIFPMLLALKTVSFQERKELSHPFCYHPDIIRDTYSNPWINSFLGLFLQLYMTGTDLMFILVSYVLIIRAVLSIMTPKKQKKALNTCVCHICAVTIFYVPMISLSFTHRLLSSTPRVICSILANVYLLLPPVVNPIIYSLKTRTIRQAMLQLLQTKGSWSRNVRGLRGSWD; via the coding sequence ATGATGATTTTCAATAATACCACATCCTCCCCTTCAACCTTCCTCCTCACTGCATTCCCTGGGCTGGAACTCGCTCATGTCTGGATCTCCATCCCTGTCTGCTGTCTCTACATCATTGCTCTCTTGGGAAATACTATGATCCTGTTTGTCATCTTTGTTAAGCAGCGTCTCCACAAGCCCATGTACTATTTCCTCTTTATGCTGTCAGCTGCTGATTTGTGTCTGACCATCACGACCCTCCCCACTGTGCTTGGGGTTCTCTGGTTTCATGCCCGGGAAATCAGCTTTAAAGCTTGCctcattcaaatgttctttgtaCATGCTTTCTCCTTCCTGGAGTCCTCAGTGCTGGCAATTATGGCTTTTGACCGCTTCATGGCTATCTGTAACCCACTGAAATATGCCACTGTCCTCAAAGACATGATGATCATAGTGATCGGACTATTCATTTGCATACGACAACTAATTTTCATCTTTCCCATGCTTCTAGCCTTGAAGACTGTATCTTTCCAGGAAAGAAAGGAGCTTTCCCATCCATTTTGTTACCACCCAGATATAATCAGAGATACATATTCCAACCCCTGGATCAACAGCTTTTTGGGCTTGTTTCTTCAGCTCTACATGACTGGTACTGACTTAATGTTCATTCTTGTCTCCTATGTCCTGATAATCCGTGCTGTCCTGAGCATCATGACCCccaagaagcaaaagaaagctctCAACACTTGTGTGTGTCACATCTGTGCTGTCACTATTTTCTATGTGCCAATGATCAGCCTGTCCTTTACACATCGCCTCCTTAGCTCTACTCCGAGGGTGATCTGTAGTATTTTGGCCAATGTGTATTTGCTCTTACCACCTGTAGTGAACCCTATCATTTACAGCTTGAAGACCAGGACGATCCGCCAGGCTATGCTCCAGCTACTTCAAACTAAAGGTTCATGGAGCCGTAATGTGAGGGGTCTTAGAGGATCATGGGACTGA